The window CGCACGCCCCAACCTGGCGGCAGGAGGGCTAGCTTCAGGCAGAAGACTCGTGCCTGTGGGACATGTAGAGGCACCAGACCCGGGGGTCGACAGCCGCACCCACATGGGCACGTGGCAGTTCCGGACCCCtgcccaagcggggagcggaggtccggaggtcggccctgtgggacacgtgACAGCGCCGGACCCTGGGGTCGGCGGCTGCGCCCACAGGGGCTTGCGAGGGCTCCGGACTCCTACCCAAATAGGGTGCTGGGTCCGGATCCCTTAGCTGGCTCGATGACTCAAGCCTCCTGGAGGTCCGGCTTCCACTTGTAGAGGCCCAGGTCCGACCCGCGGAGGTTCGGGACCTGTCCGCGGGGGGTCCGGACCCGTGGTCCGTGGTTGCCGCTCCTGAGCGCCTTCGTCCTTGTCTTGTAGGAGAGGGTACTCCTATCCGAGTGTACCGACAATATCAATTAATTGGATGTCAACCTAACGAGGTTCACCTGTAACAAGTAGTCTACTGACACTGAACCGGGAAGATCAGCATGCACCAGGAGGTATCATGCTACGCATACTCAATACGTTGTTTGGTTATCATACGATGATCTAAAGTAGCCACTAGCCAGCCACTTCCTACACAGCTGGTGGAGGCCCATTAGAGGATTCCTTAAAACACAGTATACAGGGCCTCCCGGCTGTCACCTTGACCACATAACATGGGCTGATGCATTTGGTAATGATGGCGGGGTCATACAATGTTGCCACTGGTGAACGTTCTCGCCGTCGAAACCCCCAGCAGTTGCTTCAGGCGCTTCCTCAACATCCATAGAAGTTACTTCACTCTCATCGGCCTCCATAGGCACTTCAAAAGTCTGTTTGCTCTCTGGCTCAGACGCAACCCAGTCAGATCTTATAGACATTTGCGGTGGTTTCCAAGGAACTAGAGCCAAGCTGTTGCTACGCCCCGGAGATTCATCCTCCAGCTCAAGATAGTTCGCTTGATTGAAAGCATGGTCTGAAAAGTAAAAAGGGAGAAGAAACTGGTGAGTTGTTAAATTCAGAACACATTAAAGAAATTTAAAAAGCAAACCAATGAATAAGCTCCACGAGGAGACAAAAGAACCAAAGAGAATAGAAGGACAAAGATAATCATTTGCAAGTACGTCGCATTAAAAATCACAGAACAGCAATGGATGCAGAATAATTATAACACTAAAAAAAGATCATATGCAAACCATGCAGTACCCACCCAAATTGGAATGTAGACAGGTGCTGCCTTCCTAAAacaaatactcatctcatgtcCCTAGGCAAATGGACGACATGCTTGCAAATATTCAACTACTAGGCACAACTAAGTAGAGACTCTTTGCAGCTCTGAATAACTTGcttaaaatatttattatgcAACAGATTGGGACATGTCATGGATATAAAATTTCACAGATCATCTAAATAGGTTAGTGCATATATTACATTTACATAATGTTAATACAAGGTCTGGAATTACATTTGACACTGGTAGCATAGATTCAAGGGAAGAGTAAATTTAAATATAAGTGAGAGCTGAGATGGTTGGTCACAATCTACTTACTTTTTAGACCACGAATCAAGTCTGGACTGACTATGAATGATGAGCTTGAAATGCCAGTGTTATATACTGGTTTGTATAAAACAAGTGCCATGTCCTCACTAGGCACATAATGTGACATTGAACCTTCCATCATGACTTCCACACTGGGCATATTAACACCACCATTGATTTTCTCTCCCAGCATCTGAAATGAGATGGAAGGAGCTGGTGGTTCTTCTTCCATGATTGGTGGGAGCCCAGGGTCCTACCAAAAATAAGCAGCACTTTATTCTGTGACACATTACAGTTGCAGTAAATATTCTGAGTAAATATTTCCAACGAATGCAAAACATTAATATGACAGAATGCTTAATTATATGCACAACAAGATATGCAGAGCACCAATGCAGGACAAACCTCGCTTATCTATATACATGTAGAAGAAAATTGCAACACATATATTTTTCCTTCTTCACTTGAAAGTCATCAAAGAGAAGGCAAGGGGCTACTTTGCTAGATAATAGGATTTGTCTCAGCAAATGCATAGTAACTAAGGCTTATGGAATTGGTGTATAGAGATGATGCCATAAGAACACCCTGGATATAATCCTCAGACAAaccatgctatacttctacacaaAAGAATTTCAATGAATAATAAAACGTGCAACTACCTGTAtgtaaacaaaacagacattcTCATGAAATAGGACGACCAACAAAAAGGCTACCGATTCGCTGGTTGCGTACAGTGTTTGCAGAAAAGACAGTTTCATTACCTAAATATTCAGTAGGGAGCTCCTGACAGCAGTACTGCCTGACAGGGCAGATACTGGTGAGTAAACTCAACGTTTAGTTAATCAGGAATTAGCGAATGGTACAGAAACTGGACGCCAGAACTGATCAAACTTCTACTGAATATTGTGTGCCAATTGCATGAAGATGCTTTAAACACATAGCCACTTATACAGCTCTTAGACATGACGGTAAGCATAGAGAATCATTAAGTGCAGGAGCTAACAGTGGCACAATCCTGGGACCGTGCGATTGCATCAAATTACCACCTGGAATTTGTGACTATCTACCACAACTGAAAAATATATGAAGGCAACCGCTCCCgctttaaaaaatatatatatcattAAAATAAAAACTCTCCCTATAATCAACAAATCAAGGTAGGCGTCCATCAATTATCACTAATTGGAGAGGTGAACACGCATGCACAGTAATTAGGGCAAAAGTTACGCCTCTAAAAATAGACATTAATCACAAACTAAAATGGGTAAAAAAATGCACAAAGACAAGCTCAACAACTAACCAATCTGCGGCTCTTGGCGGCGGGGCCGGAGAGGGAGAAGTCGGAGAGGCCGTCGACCACCTGCTCCAGTTCTTTCCTCTTCCCCGCGAACCCCACCATCGTCTCGTCCACCAGAACACGAGGCCCCGCGAAATCCTGCCGCGGAACCCGCAGATTCCTTGAGGAACCCGCCGGAATCGAGAGCTGGAGGACCCCCGGAGTGCGGCCGCGGCTGCCCCGCCGCGCTCGCAAGTGCTGTGCTGCCCGTGGGGGTTTTCGCTTCGCGCGCCGCGAGATCCTTGGGGAGGGTTTTCGCGCTTCCGATTTCGCACGCTCCGCTCGTGTGCGGCTGCTTGCCTGGTTTGGCAAAGGTTTGTTGGTTGGCTCGCGCTGGAGGAGGCTTCCAGAAAAACGCGGCGGCCTCGAGCATGCTCACATACAGGTGGGGTCGGATTTGCCCCCACTGTTTTCAAGAAAGTCCTTACTATCCCTAAAAAAAACCCGGGCCTGTTTCGTTTCAGTTGCGCTACACGCGCTGCAAAGATCTAGGCCATGTGTTGGTTTACCCGTGAAAACgttttcatgaaaactttttgTTACTTTAACCACCAATtaagggtattaaataaaatctaattataaaattatctccacaactatggtactgtagcagttattctaactaatgaggcatttgaccgtacAATTAGTGAATAATTAAGCGCGATCACTGTAGCataactgtagccaatcatgatgaaacttgagtcattagattcgtatcgaaaagttacactcatccctgaaaagattttgcaaatagacttcatttattacTCTATGCggacattcgtctttttgtgaaattgtGATGTGACCTTTAACCAAATATGGCCCTAGCGCCGGGTCGACTCCCAACTTGCTCGAAGccttagcgccgccgccggcgtctccaGCCTTGGtcccctccttctccttcggGGTCTCGCCCGAGGCCGAAGGGAGTGGAAatccattattttttttctagtttCTACATTAGATCGAGTCATTTAAAGTAAAAGTCTTCTAGGTTTAGAGTCTCTCCATGTCAAGTCTCTTGATATTGGAGATttatttcttcctcctcctctccggtgACGGCAAGAGGGCAGGGTGGATTCGTCTTCTCCATGGCGGATCTGTTGAAGATGAGGGCGACACCGACATTAACAACTTCATTGATTTAACAACATGGAGATTTGGTTTTCCAGGTGGTGACATCAAGGTGGAGATGATGCCGCCGTCATGGAATAATTTTCTCCGGTCTCTTCTCCGTTTTGTTGTGGTTAGATCTGACCACAATGAAGGACTAGAGAGATTATGCAGATCTGTCTTTATTTTCTTCGGTGGCAGAAAGAAGAAGACGGAAGACACAAGAAAGAAGAAGTTTCTCCACTTCGCCTGCAGGAGTGTTGGCCGCCATTCGTTGGGCTTGTGTTCTCGAGTTTGTTGCGGGTGTTTGCCTGTGCACGCCGAGTATTTGCCTGCGGAGCGTTCAATACGAAGCGTCATATAGGTCTGGAGTTGAGAATTTAGACTATACAAGACTTTTAGATGATCAGGTTGTATTCCAGCGTGCTTGTAACCTGATGATGTACTCAACTATGGTCTAATATATTTCTTCTTTCGTCTCAAAAAAAATACACGCGCTACAAAGAAATCTTATATACATGGAGTGCTAagtgaaatttatttgcaaaacctttccacagatggatgtaacttttcgcgatgaatctaataatagtaattgatcgatgattggctacattaATACTACAGCAACCaatctctaatcgtgcggttaaaggcctcattaaattcgtctcgcgaagtagcgtaAGGTCGTGaagttaattttgtaaactatctttatttagtacatctaattattggtcaaagtttgtGCTACATGTGCTACGGAATAAACCACGTTTTCAAATACTTGTCACTTTTGACCACtttatttatttcaaaaaatttgacacTTCACATTCCTCAAAACATGATCTCCTGTTTTGCCTAATAAGAATCTACACTATAAAGAACCAAAATAATTGAGAATATTTTCCACCAAAAAATAATCCTTACACCTCTCACAAagaccccacctggcaggctCGAATCAGTAGAAAGTTTTGGTGCACAAGAAAAAACTTTAGACTGCGAAATATTGCTGTTGTTTTTCCTATTCTTTTTTCATCCAACATTTTTCTTACCCGCTCGCGTACGCAAGAGTCAATCCGACATGTACACCTAGGATATATTTATTCttccattattttttttctttctatagTCCAAATCAAGTGCCATGTAAGATGAACGAATGATTTACTGCACATTTTCTGAACTTGTCGATTATGATATTACGTGTACATGTTTGATGGTTGCATAAATGTTACTTTTCGCTGTAGGATAACTAAACTAGGATGGATATGATGTGTATGGCATGTGTGGTCTTAGACTGTTCGTGTTAAAATGTTCAGTTTTGCACTAAATTAGAGAAGATGGATATGGTGTATATTATAATATTCAgtttatttttaatttattgGCCACATTCGACATGTTTATGGatatcaaaattttcaaaaaaaaaagaaatttagtTTGAGATAAGCTACATTGTTCAAAACTCGCACACTGAAATATTTTCCTACAACTAGGACAGATTTCCAATATGCAATACAAATAGCACTGATCACGTTCTACTTGCCTAAAACTATAGTGTATTAGTATCAATATCCCACTACCGGGGATTAACTTGTTCCGGTTTGACAAATGTTTTATGCTGGCTGGTATAAAGTTGGCAGTAATTGCCCAACATGATATTTGTTTTCTGGTTCTAGCAGAAGTGTGTTGTATAAAATGTGCTTCTTGACTATGTGACACGTTTCTATTCCATTGGAACACGTCCATATATTCAGGTTGGTGTGTTGTATCTAGAAACCAATTATTCTTGTGCACATATAAATTGTTTTGCTTTATGTTCGACCAAACTCTGTATTTCTTCATTGTCTCTTCCTCTCTCATGTGATCCGATTGCCTAATGGTTACCATATTGTTGCGTCAAGTTCTGGTGGTCAGGAGTACCCGTGGTCTATGGTGAGTacttaaaaaaattaaacattgAGGTAAGTTTGAATCAGTAGTCATCTGGCTGGTGTTAGACCAATGATTTCTAGAGTGATTAATATGTGGTTTACTGCCATATTGGTCACAATGTGAATGTAAGGTAATTCTATCCAACTTACTAGCTCCATCTGTatctttttttctcgaatacgcaggagaactgcgtatctttgtattaagaagaagaaaaaggtccAAATACAAAAGGAACCACTCCCCCCTTGGACCAGAGAGGGGAGTAGGAGTTACATCACTTCTAGGACTATTACAAGCAAAATAAGGGGCAGGACCTGACCACAGATAGTAACACAACTAACACTGTTAATAGGATGCTCTCCCTAATCCCAGGGCAGCAAGGCCCTTAGCACCACAAGCAATCCAGGAATGCGATTCATCTTTGAAGGCTTGTAGAGCAACTTGAACACTtggagccgatccatcaaaaatGCAAGAATTTCTATGCTTCCATAGAGTCCAGGCTCCAAGAATAACCAGGGAATTGAAACCTTTTCTATTCTGTTTTGGTACCTTTCTCCAAGATTTTCTCCACCACTCAGCAAAGGATTTGGCTTGTCGAGTGGGCACCAAGGAGGATAGGTCCATAGGTTGGAGAATGCCTAACCAGAATTGCCGGGCGAACACGCAGGAGGTAAGGATGTGCTGTGCTGTTTCATCCTCCTGATCACAGAGAGGGCAGCGGGCTGGATAGGGGAGCCCCCGTTTTTGGAGCCGATCAGTTGTCCAATAGCGATTGCGAATAGCCAACCAAACGAAGATCTTGCATTTGTTGGGAGCCCATGATTTCCACAAACGTTTCCATGGTTCAAACTGAATGGAACCAATGAAGAAAGCTCTATATGCAGATTGCGAGGAGAAAGTACCTGAGCTTTCAAACTTCCAGTGATGCTGGTCTACAGAATTGTTTAACTGAAAATCAGTTAGGGCATCCCACAGTTCCAAATACTCCACAAGTCCACGCAAGCTTAGCGCCCCCCTGATATCAGATACCCAAGAATGATCAACCAAAGCCTCGGCCACTGTTCTTGCTTTTCTTACCCGTGCTGGAACAGCCTGAAAAACAGATGGTGCAAGGTCCTCAAGTCTGGTTCCCAGCAGCCAACGATCAGTCCAAAAAAgagtgttttctccattgcCCACAGTAGTTACTACTGATATAGCAAACAGTGCAGTAGTAT is drawn from Panicum virgatum strain AP13 chromosome 1N, P.virgatum_v5, whole genome shotgun sequence and contains these coding sequences:
- the LOC120654632 gene encoding uncharacterized protein LOC120654632, with translation MVGFAGKRKELEQVVDGLSDFSLSGPAAKSRRLDPGLPPIMEEEPPAPSISFQMLGEKINGGVNMPSVEVMMEGSMSHYVPSEDMALVLYKPVYNTGISSSSFIVSPDLIRGLKNHAFNQANYLELEDESPGRSNSLALVPWKPPQMSIRSDWVASEPESKQTFEVPMEADESEVTSMDVEEAPEATAGGFDGENVHQWQHCMTPPSLPNASAHVMWSR